One region of Anaeromyxobacter paludicola genomic DNA includes:
- a CDS encoding tetratricopeptide repeat protein, with translation MIPLLLALSLAAGPTPPDLKRARDRYEFGAYAECAGAVRELLARQPDLPDPEAAEAYKLLGLSEYQLGDKEQARAAFVSLLSHDPDYALDPFFVPPSIVELFDQVKKEREPELAPLRERKRQLREQERLAEEARRKLLAEEQARSGPPTKVIRVQERIYLFNWLPLGAGQFQNGQGSKGTAIAAGEVVMGLVNIGAILFHNQIAEDRSRRCSASQPTGCSHPPFSDADRRLLDRTDAVKYASAALFWAIYAYGVVDAHLNYVPRVETEITPQGGGALKMTWAY, from the coding sequence GTGATCCCCCTCCTCCTCGCGCTCTCCCTCGCCGCCGGGCCGACGCCGCCGGACCTCAAGCGGGCGCGCGACCGCTACGAGTTCGGCGCCTACGCCGAGTGCGCCGGCGCCGTCCGCGAGCTGCTGGCCCGCCAGCCGGACCTCCCCGATCCCGAGGCCGCCGAGGCCTACAAGCTGCTCGGGCTCTCCGAGTACCAGCTCGGGGACAAGGAGCAGGCGCGGGCCGCGTTCGTGAGCCTGCTCTCGCACGATCCCGACTACGCCCTCGACCCGTTCTTCGTGCCGCCGTCCATCGTCGAGCTCTTCGACCAGGTGAAGAAGGAGCGGGAGCCGGAGCTGGCGCCGCTCCGCGAGCGGAAGCGGCAGCTGCGCGAGCAGGAGCGGCTCGCCGAGGAGGCCCGCCGCAAGCTCCTCGCCGAGGAGCAGGCGCGCTCCGGCCCGCCCACCAAGGTGATCCGGGTGCAGGAGCGGATCTACCTGTTCAACTGGCTCCCGCTCGGCGCCGGCCAGTTCCAGAACGGCCAGGGCTCGAAGGGCACCGCCATCGCCGCCGGCGAGGTGGTGATGGGGCTCGTCAACATCGGCGCCATCCTCTTCCACAACCAGATCGCGGAGGACCGGAGCCGCCGCTGCTCGGCGAGCCAGCCGACCGGCTGCAGCCACCCGCCCTTCTCCGACGCCGACCGGCGCCTGCTCGACCGCACCGACGCGGTCAAGTACGCGAGCGCGGCGCTCTTCTGGGCCATCTACGCCTACGGCGTGGTGGACGCCCACCTGAACTACGTGCCCCGCGTCGAGACCGAGATCACCCCCCAGGGCGGCGGCGCGCTCAAGATGACCTGGGCCTACTGA